One genomic region from Croceicoccus sp. YJ47 encodes:
- a CDS encoding response regulator translates to MTNRVFVVEDNDLNRKLFCDLLVAHGYVVEANADGTDFVERAAAFAPDLVIMDIQLPELSGISLIEAMRSDARLKAVPVLAVTAYAGKGDEERIRIAGAEGYLAKPVSIAAFMAAVTRLLQGCVAA, encoded by the coding sequence GTGACGAATAGGGTGTTCGTTGTCGAGGACAACGATCTTAATCGCAAGCTTTTCTGCGATCTTCTGGTCGCGCATGGCTATGTCGTCGAAGCCAATGCGGACGGCACCGATTTTGTCGAACGGGCCGCCGCCTTCGCACCCGATCTGGTGATCATGGACATACAGCTTCCCGAACTCTCGGGCATATCGCTGATCGAGGCGATGCGCAGCGACGCCAGGCTCAAGGCCGTGCCGGTCCTCGCGGTGACCGCCTATGCCGGAAAGGGGGACGAGGAGCGGATCCGTATCGCGGGCGCAGAAGGCTATCTGGCAAAGCCCGTTTCGATCGCGGCGTTCATGGCGGCCGTCACGCGGCTTTTGCAGGGGTGCGTCGCGGCCTGA
- a CDS encoding GNAT family N-acetyltransferase, with the protein MSESATIRLNGSVGALDAAAWDALNHDGNPFTSHRFLALLEQSGSVGGHSGWTPLPMTLHAGESADAPMLGVVPAYLKAHSQGEYVFDHGWADAWERAGGSYYPKLQIAVPFTPATGPRVLAADEDVALTLLAAVERFCESEGLSSAHATFVAPEQQALFERAGWLLRHDIQFHWTNRGYTDFEAFLDSLASRKRKAIRKERARAVEGLEIRDLVGDDIRPEHWDAFWQFYQDTGARKWGTPYLTREAFDLIGARMGEDVLLMLAFEDGTPVAGALNFIGPDALYGRYWGALVDKPFLHFELCYYRAIDAAIARGLSRVEAGAQGSHKLARGYEPVRTTSAHFIPHPDFRRAVADFLREESEGIDASKSALQGMAPFKRS; encoded by the coding sequence GTGAGCGAGAGCGCGACCATACGCTTGAACGGTTCGGTCGGTGCGCTCGATGCGGCGGCGTGGGATGCGCTGAACCACGATGGCAATCCGTTCACCAGCCATCGTTTCCTGGCCCTGCTCGAACAATCGGGCAGCGTCGGCGGGCACAGCGGCTGGACCCCCTTGCCGATGACGCTTCACGCAGGGGAATCGGCCGATGCGCCGATGCTGGGCGTGGTGCCCGCCTATCTGAAGGCGCATAGCCAAGGCGAATATGTGTTCGATCACGGCTGGGCCGATGCGTGGGAACGGGCCGGCGGATCCTACTATCCCAAATTGCAGATCGCCGTCCCGTTCACGCCCGCCACCGGGCCGCGCGTCCTTGCCGCGGACGAGGACGTCGCCCTCACGCTGCTCGCCGCGGTTGAACGGTTTTGTGAAAGCGAAGGGCTGTCCTCCGCGCATGCCACCTTCGTCGCGCCGGAACAGCAGGCATTGTTCGAACGGGCCGGCTGGCTGCTGCGTCACGATATTCAGTTTCACTGGACCAATCGCGGCTACACCGATTTCGAGGCGTTTCTCGATTCGCTCGCCTCGCGAAAGCGCAAGGCCATCCGCAAGGAACGCGCGCGCGCGGTCGAAGGACTCGAAATTCGCGACCTCGTCGGCGATGACATCCGCCCGGAACACTGGGACGCGTTCTGGCAATTCTATCAGGATACGGGCGCGCGGAAATGGGGCACGCCCTACCTCACGCGGGAGGCGTTCGATCTGATCGGCGCACGCATGGGGGAGGATGTGCTCCTGATGCTGGCATTCGAGGATGGAACGCCGGTGGCAGGCGCGCTCAATTTCATCGGGCCGGACGCGTTGTACGGGCGCTACTGGGGCGCGCTCGTCGACAAGCCCTTCCTGCATTTCGAGCTTTGCTATTACCGGGCGATCGATGCCGCCATCGCACGCGGGCTTTCGCGGGTCGAGGCCGGCGCGCAAGGCTCGCACAAGCTGGCGCGGGGGTACGAACCGGTGCGCACCACGTCGGCGCATTTCATACCCCACCCCGATTTTCGCCGCGCCGTCGCGGATTTCCTGCGTGAGGAAAGCGAGGGCATCGACGCGAGCAAATCCGCCTTGCAAGGCATGGCCCCGTTCAAGCGCAGCTAG
- a CDS encoding DUF1674 domain-containing protein, translating to MTDRKTAAARPPEPFRKPDYWTDDPAPEPGPGSRHEDAERPDPTRFGDWEKDGVAIDF from the coding sequence ATGACCGATCGCAAGACAGCAGCGGCCAGGCCGCCCGAGCCATTTCGCAAGCCCGATTACTGGACCGACGATCCTGCGCCGGAACCCGGCCCCGGTTCGCGGCACGAGGATGCGGAGCGCCCCGACCCAACGCGTTTCGGCGACTGGGAAAAGGATGGCGTCGCGATCGATTTCTGA
- a CDS encoding ABC transporter substrate-binding protein, translating to MNLPSARNLAFLFHAAPAIVLCTALAACGADRDGVLEIAIVGGRDATLSDTRGLTAAGGMIRAATHDGLVSFDAEGLIQPGLAERWIVTDDGLSYIFRLGERPGPRGTDTERARDAEAVADALRKAIAAQDGTAFGLDLAIIDEVVARTCRVIEIRLTAPNPEFLNLMAQPQLSLADISATDKGLSLDEKRDMLVLDGARRLAEDGTEEQARPLNLLIAEPERAVAIFQAGRANVMLGGAIDALPHVELGGLLQGAIRLDPVDGLFGLSMARREDGFLSLSANREALAMAIDRNGLILPFGIAGGWVPTTRLVAPGLPGDTGMVTERWDGLAFEERQAVAAGQVARWRASGQPRPAVSVALPPGRGGEILFERLRSDLANVGIALRMADDADADLRLIDEVADYDRADWYLNRFNCTVTDALCSEEADALVASARTEPDPAIRALLLANAEALLSAQNVFVPFGPPVRFSLVRGGLEGFAVNRWGCTPCRRCRAAPVNTHDRRSPRSAPWSARRREAHAL from the coding sequence ATGAATCTTCCCTCCGCACGCAATCTCGCGTTTCTTTTCCATGCTGCGCCCGCAATCGTTCTTTGCACTGCGCTGGCCGCGTGCGGGGCCGACCGGGACGGCGTGCTCGAAATCGCCATCGTGGGCGGGCGCGATGCGACATTGTCCGATACGCGCGGCCTCACGGCGGCGGGCGGCATGATCCGCGCCGCCACGCACGACGGCCTTGTCAGCTTTGACGCAGAGGGGTTGATACAGCCGGGCCTTGCCGAACGCTGGATCGTGACGGATGACGGCCTCAGCTATATTTTCCGGCTGGGGGAACGGCCCGGTCCGCGGGGAACCGATACCGAACGCGCCCGCGATGCCGAAGCGGTGGCCGATGCGCTGCGCAAGGCGATCGCCGCACAGGACGGCACGGCCTTCGGTCTCGACCTTGCCATCATCGACGAGGTCGTCGCGCGCACCTGCCGCGTGATCGAGATTCGCCTGACCGCGCCCAACCCGGAATTCCTGAACCTCATGGCGCAGCCGCAATTGTCGCTCGCCGATATTTCCGCCACGGACAAGGGGCTGTCGCTGGACGAAAAGCGGGACATGCTCGTGCTCGACGGGGCGCGCCGCCTTGCAGAGGACGGCACCGAAGAGCAGGCGCGCCCGCTCAATCTCCTCATCGCCGAGCCGGAGCGGGCGGTTGCCATATTTCAGGCGGGACGCGCCAATGTCATGCTCGGCGGGGCCATCGATGCCTTGCCGCATGTCGAGCTTGGCGGTCTGCTTCAGGGTGCGATCCGGCTCGATCCGGTGGACGGCCTGTTCGGGCTGTCCATGGCGCGGCGGGAGGACGGGTTTCTCTCGCTATCCGCCAATCGCGAGGCTCTCGCCATGGCGATCGATCGCAACGGGTTGATTCTTCCCTTCGGAATAGCGGGCGGCTGGGTGCCGACCACGCGGCTCGTCGCGCCCGGTCTGCCCGGCGACACCGGCATGGTGACCGAGCGGTGGGACGGGCTCGCGTTCGAGGAAAGGCAGGCCGTTGCCGCAGGCCAGGTTGCCCGCTGGCGCGCATCGGGACAGCCGCGACCGGCGGTGAGTGTGGCGCTGCCGCCGGGGCGGGGCGGCGAGATTTTGTTCGAAAGGTTGCGAAGCGATCTTGCCAATGTGGGGATCGCCCTGCGCATGGCGGATGATGCGGATGCCGACCTCCGCCTGATCGACGAGGTCGCCGATTACGACCGCGCGGACTGGTATCTCAACCGCTTCAACTGCACGGTGACCGACGCGCTCTGCTCCGAAGAGGCCGATGCGCTCGTCGCCTCGGCCCGGACGGAGCCGGACCCTGCCATCCGCGCGCTCCTGCTCGCCAATGCGGAGGCGTTGCTGAGCGCGCAGAACGTTTTCGTGCCGTTCGGTCCGCCGGTGCGTTTTTCGCTGGTGCGCGGCGGGCTTGAGGGGTTTGCCGTCAATCGCTGGGGGTGCACCCCTTGTCGGCGCTGTCGCGCGGCCCCAGTTAACACCCATGACCGAAGATCGCCCCGTTCCGCCCCATGGTCCGCCCGTCGTCGGGAGGCCCACGCCTTATGA
- a CDS encoding acyl carrier protein, producing the protein MDREDTKARIDTLIEPFNKKNVEITESTSFANDLEWDSLTVMDFVAAVEDEFDIIISMNQQAEIENYGQLVDAVAKLREG; encoded by the coding sequence ATGGACCGCGAAGATACCAAGGCCCGCATCGATACGCTCATCGAGCCGTTCAACAAGAAGAACGTCGAGATCACCGAAAGCACCAGCTTTGCCAACGATCTGGAGTGGGACAGCCTGACCGTCATGGATTTCGTCGCCGCGGTGGAGGATGAATTCGACATCATCATCAGCATGAACCAGCAGGCCGAGATCGAGAATTACGGCCAGCTGGTCGATGCCGTGGCCAAGCTGCGCGAAGGGTAA
- a CDS encoding HAD family hydrolase: MSKPLVITDCDEVLLRMVVHFRDWLDEAHDVEFDLSRGFLDGMRRRGSDAALEQEEMWRLLNGFFDTEMHRQDEVPGAIAAMHALAEQAEVVVLTNLNDFRADARTKQLRALGLDVPVYTNQGPKGPALAKILAERGEHRRAFFIDDLSVHHNSVATLAPHVTRLHFVGEPGVAAHVDCAFEAGDAHARIDDWDAALPWLLDRMEKENA; this comes from the coding sequence ATGAGCAAGCCGCTGGTCATCACCGATTGTGACGAGGTGCTGCTGCGCATGGTCGTGCATTTTCGCGACTGGCTGGACGAGGCGCACGATGTCGAGTTCGACCTGTCGCGCGGGTTCCTCGACGGAATGCGGCGGCGGGGCAGCGACGCTGCGCTCGAGCAGGAAGAGATGTGGCGCTTGCTGAACGGGTTTTTCGACACCGAGATGCACCGGCAGGACGAGGTGCCCGGCGCCATCGCCGCCATGCATGCCCTGGCCGAGCAGGCGGAGGTCGTCGTGCTGACCAATCTCAACGATTTTCGCGCCGACGCCCGGACGAAACAATTGCGCGCTCTCGGCCTCGACGTGCCGGTCTACACCAATCAGGGGCCGAAGGGGCCGGCCCTCGCGAAGATCCTGGCCGAGCGCGGCGAGCACAGGCGCGCATTCTTTATCGACGATCTGTCGGTCCACCACAATTCGGTCGCCACACTTGCGCCGCATGTGACGCGCCTGCATTTCGTGGGAGAACCGGGTGTCGCCGCCCATGTCGATTGCGCGTTCGAGGCGGGCGACGCCCATGCGCGGATCGATGATTGGGACGCGGCGCTGCCCTGGCTACTCGACCGTATGGAAAAGGAAAACGCATGA
- a CDS encoding DUF3572 domain-containing protein yields the protein MIDPTLDREDAETTALLALSWVLGDDARADRLLSLTGLTPDFLREGLRERGVQLAVLDFLANHESDLLAAADALQCEPGRIIAARHALGGRNYE from the coding sequence ATGATTGATCCGACTTTAGACCGTGAAGATGCCGAAACGACGGCTTTGCTGGCGCTTTCATGGGTTCTTGGCGACGATGCGCGAGCCGACCGCCTGCTTTCGCTCACCGGTCTGACGCCGGATTTCCTGCGCGAAGGATTGCGGGAACGCGGCGTGCAACTCGCCGTTCTCGATTTTCTCGCCAATCACGAAAGCGATCTTCTGGCCGCCGCGGATGCGTTGCAATGCGAACCGGGGCGCATCATCGCGGCACGCCACGCCCTGGGTGGAAGGAATTACGAATGA
- a CDS encoding PilZ domain-containing protein: MGDRTQMTAKGVNSRRHERESLFLVTEVRLERDGAPYRVKLRNISDAGTLAEGAMRVTRGQAIWVTLPRIGWVAGQVAWSAGDRCGIAFDTEIDSSLVQFPIDESEPAPREGALGNVSPS, from the coding sequence ATGGGCGACAGGACCCAGATGACCGCCAAGGGCGTCAATTCCCGGCGTCATGAACGCGAATCGCTGTTCCTCGTCACAGAGGTACGGCTGGAACGCGACGGTGCGCCCTATCGGGTGAAGCTGCGCAATATCTCCGATGCGGGCACCCTTGCCGAAGGGGCGATGCGCGTGACGCGCGGACAGGCGATCTGGGTGACGCTGCCGCGGATCGGCTGGGTCGCGGGACAGGTTGCGTGGTCCGCCGGAGATCGCTGCGGCATCGCGTTCGACACGGAAATCGATTCGTCGCTGGTGCAATTTCCCATCGACGAAAGCGAACCCGCCCCGCGCGAAGGCGCGCTCGGCAACGTTTCGCCAAGCTGA
- a CDS encoding RsmB/NOP family class I SAM-dependent RNA methyltransferase, producing the protein MTDTTGLPARRAALRMLDAVFRRGETLDNAAFSATRNLRNADAGLALAIAAEVLRWTADLDAAIDGATRQPLPEDAKARMVLRMMLAQAWRLESAPHAIIATGLPLLEGGPRRLAHGVFSALLKGEGRLPDSPTLPERVRARWTAAWPERVEAIGAALAEPPPLDLTLAVADDTQIWAERLDATVLAPGRLQLARGHAVEALSGYGDGAWWVQDFAASLPAHLLGVGEGRRVLDLCAAPGGKTMQLAANGWEVTALDISDRRLKRLERNLARTGLGADVVKANALDWEPDARFDAILLDAPCSATGTCRRHPDVLHRVGANQIAELTELQAALLVRAAGWLKPAGRMIYAVCSLEPEEGEAQARASTLATDAIAPGELPAGLEPTAEGWLRTDPGMMAGTGAMGGGMDGFFIARFAAP; encoded by the coding sequence ATGACCGATACCACCGGATTGCCCGCCCGCCGCGCCGCGCTGCGCATGCTCGATGCCGTGTTCCGCCGTGGGGAGACGCTCGACAATGCCGCGTTTTCGGCCACGCGCAACCTGCGCAATGCCGATGCGGGGCTCGCGCTTGCCATCGCGGCAGAGGTGCTGCGCTGGACTGCCGATCTCGACGCCGCCATCGACGGCGCCACGCGGCAGCCCCTTCCCGAGGATGCGAAGGCGCGCATGGTGCTGCGCATGATGCTGGCGCAGGCGTGGCGGCTGGAGAGCGCGCCCCATGCCATCATTGCGACAGGCCTGCCCCTGCTCGAGGGCGGGCCGCGGCGGCTGGCGCACGGCGTGTTCTCGGCCCTGTTGAAGGGCGAGGGGCGCCTCCCCGACTCGCCGACATTGCCCGAACGCGTGCGGGCGCGCTGGACCGCAGCGTGGCCGGAGCGGGTGGAGGCGATCGGTGCCGCACTGGCAGAGCCGCCGCCGCTCGATCTCACCCTTGCGGTGGCCGACGATACGCAAATATGGGCGGAGCGTCTGGATGCCACCGTACTGGCGCCGGGGCGGCTGCAACTTGCCCGGGGGCACGCGGTCGAGGCGTTGTCGGGCTACGGCGATGGCGCGTGGTGGGTGCAGGATTTCGCCGCATCGCTGCCCGCGCATCTGCTTGGAGTTGGCGAGGGGCGGCGCGTGCTCGACCTGTGTGCGGCGCCGGGGGGCAAGACCATGCAGCTCGCCGCCAATGGCTGGGAGGTGACGGCGCTCGACATTTCGGACCGGCGCTTGAAACGGCTGGAGCGCAATCTGGCGCGTACGGGGCTTGGCGCCGATGTGGTGAAGGCGAATGCGCTCGACTGGGAGCCCGATGCCCGCTTCGATGCGATCCTGCTCGACGCGCCGTGCAGTGCGACGGGCACCTGCCGCCGTCATCCCGACGTGCTGCACCGCGTGGGCGCGAACCAGATCGCGGAACTCACCGAATTGCAGGCGGCTCTTCTTGTCCGCGCGGCCGGCTGGCTCAAACCTGCGGGCCGGATGATCTACGCGGTCTGTTCGCTCGAACCGGAGGAGGGCGAGGCACAGGCCCGCGCCTCCACCCTTGCGACCGATGCCATCGCGCCCGGCGAATTGCCGGCGGGACTGGAGCCGACCGCAGAAGGCTGGCTCCGCACCGATCCGGGCATGATGGCGGGAACCGGCGCGATGGGGGGCGGCATGGACGGGTTTTTCATTGCCCGGTTCGCCGCCCCCTGA
- a CDS encoding RidA family protein yields MTETEIEARLAKLGIVLPEAAAAVASYVPAVEANGMLHISGQLPFVNGEIVKGRLGESLSLDEGVAAARACGIMILAQAKKALGTLDRIERVVKLGAFVNSTPDFTDQPKVANGASELMFDVLDEAGRHARSAVGVPVLPLGAGVEIDAILQIRAG; encoded by the coding sequence ATGACCGAAACCGAAATCGAGGCACGGCTGGCCAAGCTCGGCATCGTCCTTCCCGAAGCCGCCGCCGCCGTCGCAAGCTATGTTCCGGCGGTCGAGGCGAATGGCATGCTGCATATTTCGGGGCAGCTTCCGTTCGTGAACGGCGAAATCGTGAAGGGGCGGCTCGGCGAATCGCTTTCGCTCGACGAAGGGGTGGCCGCGGCGCGTGCGTGCGGCATCATGATCCTGGCGCAGGCGAAGAAGGCGCTGGGCACTCTCGACCGGATCGAGCGCGTCGTCAAACTTGGCGCTTTCGTCAATTCGACGCCCGATTTCACGGACCAGCCGAAGGTCGCCAACGGGGCTTCCGAATTGATGTTCGACGTTCTGGACGAGGCGGGGCGCCACGCGCGCAGCGCGGTGGGCGTCCCGGTCCTGCCGCTCGGCGCCGGGGTGGAGATCGACGCTATCCTGCAGATCCGCGCCGGCTGA
- a CDS encoding glycerophosphodiester phosphodiesterase family protein: protein MATRADFRWLGEWRYAHRGLHGDGCPENSRAAIEAAVARGYGIECDVQASRDGHAMVFHDWTLERLTERSGALRDFDAAGLEPIGLRGGGTLWRLETLLRRVAGRVPVLIEIKSHRTMPSQGLCRSVARALRHYRGKAAIMSFDRDIVRWFADVVPNRPRGLVTGRREYRESGGVFAFRTARSLAITRSRPDFLACDIRDLPDPFIARQRARGMIALTWTVRTSKQRKLAQRSCDAPIAEGKGIA, encoded by the coding sequence GTGGCGACGCGGGCGGATTTTCGCTGGCTCGGCGAGTGGCGCTATGCCCATCGCGGTCTGCACGGCGATGGCTGCCCGGAAAATTCCCGCGCCGCGATCGAGGCGGCCGTCGCACGCGGCTACGGGATCGAGTGCGATGTGCAGGCGAGCCGCGACGGCCATGCGATGGTGTTCCACGACTGGACGCTGGAGCGGCTGACCGAACGAAGCGGTGCCTTGCGCGATTTCGACGCCGCGGGGCTGGAGCCGATCGGCCTGCGTGGCGGCGGCACGCTGTGGCGGCTGGAAACCTTGCTGCGCCGGGTCGCGGGGCGGGTTCCGGTGCTGATCGAGATCAAGTCTCACAGGACCATGCCGTCGCAGGGCTTGTGCCGCTCGGTGGCGCGGGCGCTGCGCCATTATCGCGGAAAAGCGGCGATCATGAGCTTTGACCGGGACATCGTCCGCTGGTTCGCGGATGTCGTGCCGAACCGTCCGCGCGGGCTCGTGACGGGGCGGCGCGAATATCGCGAATCCGGCGGCGTATTCGCCTTTCGAACCGCGCGATCGCTTGCAATTACGCGGTCGCGACCCGACTTCCTTGCCTGTGACATTCGCGACCTTCCCGATCCCTTCATCGCCCGGCAAAGGGCGCGCGGCATGATCGCGCTGACCTGGACCGTGCGCACCAGCAAGCAGCGAAAGCTTGCGCAACGCAGCTGCGATGCGCCCATCGCGGAAGGCAAGGGTATCGCGTGA
- the dksA gene encoding RNA polymerase-binding protein DksA: MDGVGSELDVLAKARRKVEGDYVPSADEPYMNEDQQEFFRSLLTEWKNSIFNASAGTLQQLQDGPLREPDLNDRASSETDWGIELRTRDRQRKLIAKIDSALRRIDEGEYGYCEVTGDPIGIGRLIARPVATMTVEAQEAHERREKISRDD; this comes from the coding sequence ATGGACGGGGTTGGATCGGAACTGGACGTATTGGCCAAGGCGCGCCGCAAGGTGGAGGGCGATTACGTCCCGAGCGCGGACGAGCCATACATGAACGAGGATCAGCAGGAATTCTTTCGCAGCCTGCTGACCGAATGGAAGAATTCGATTTTCAACGCATCGGCCGGCACGTTGCAGCAATTGCAGGATGGTCCGTTGCGCGAACCCGATCTCAACGATCGCGCGTCGAGCGAGACCGATTGGGGCATCGAATTGCGCACCCGCGACCGGCAGCGCAAGCTCATCGCGAAGATCGATTCGGCCCTGCGCCGCATCGACGAAGGCGAATACGGTTATTGCGAAGTGACGGGCGATCCCATCGGCATAGGCCGGCTGATCGCGCGCCCGGTCGCGACCATGACGGTGGAGGCGCAGGAAGCACACGAGCGTCGCGAAAAAATCTCTCGCGACGACTGA
- a CDS encoding DUF4112 domain-containing protein, translating to MRMEMPGLGTDAASVLKRVEALERMLERGFTVPGMNRPVGLDAILGLIPVFGDLMAAAMGSYILWEARNLGIPKWKIWRMAGNIGIDTALGAVPLVGDAFDFFFRSNTKNLRIIRRHLEKHHPELKTIDG from the coding sequence ATGCGTATGGAGATGCCGGGGCTCGGCACCGATGCGGCGTCGGTCCTGAAACGCGTGGAGGCGTTGGAGCGCATGCTCGAGCGCGGCTTTACCGTGCCGGGGATGAACCGTCCGGTCGGACTGGATGCGATTCTCGGGCTGATCCCGGTGTTCGGCGATCTCATGGCGGCCGCGATGGGCAGCTATATCCTTTGGGAGGCGCGCAATCTCGGTATTCCGAAATGGAAGATATGGCGCATGGCGGGCAATATCGGCATCGATACGGCGCTGGGCGCGGTGCCGCTGGTCGGCGATGCGTTCGATTTCTTCTTCCGTTCGAACACGAAGAACCTGCGCATCATTCGCCGCCACCTCGAAAAGCATCATCCCGAGCTGAAGACGATCGACGGTTGA